The following DNA comes from Pseudophryne corroboree isolate aPseCor3 chromosome 8, aPseCor3.hap2, whole genome shotgun sequence.
tacgtcacaaaacaaagctactgtccaaatttcaagttcctagtcctcatggttccagagatttcatgatgagtcagtcagtggtatttggCTTTTATATATGTAGATAAAGCATGCCCCTGCCAATTACCAAATGAATCAATTTGAAACTGGTCAAAAAAGAATGTTTGACTGTCAATAAAGGCAAAACACTCAGATGTGAAGATCATTTTATTCAAGCTTGTTTGTTTCATGTGTCTGTATCCTTTAACAGTGTGATAATAACATAAGTGAAATAAAGTCTAATTCTTATATTTATTAAATTCAGAACAATTAAGCTATGCAAAGGATAAGGTTTACTGTGATACTACAGGACATTTAAAAAGAGAATTAAATGTGTAGGAATTATAAAAGTAGTCAAGAAAAATAATACAAAGAGTGAATCTAAGAGAGGTATTTAAATGAGAGATCATAGGTGACCTCATAGCCATCGTTGTATGTGTAAAGCTTTTGGTCATTGGGATTGTAGGACATGCTCTGAATCTTCTCCATCATCTTGTCAAATTTGATGCTCACATAACTTTCCTTACTTGTGCTGGTGTCATACATATAAAATATCTCTTCTTGCCTAGTATTGAGAGCTCGAGTGGCATACATGACTCCACAAACCATGAATGCATTAGTAAGGCTAGGCTTGTACATTGAGGTGGTCCATGTTTTTATCAACTCAAGAGAAGTTTTATTCAGTTTTCCAATGATTGCGTTTCCTGCATCACTTTCTGTTGAGTAAATGACCCAAACTCCATATTCATCCCCGGCCATGTCTATATCTTGGTACTGGGAGGACGAATAGGGGAATCTGTTGTTGTAAGCTGCATTAGGGAGGGTCTTGCGAACTATCTTGTTAGTGGCCATGTTGAACTTACAGATATCCCTACTCTGGTAGCAGTTATAGTATAAGGAATTGTTATACAGTATCATCCCACCACCATTACCACTTCCAGAGACTGGTCTGTCTTTGGCATTCTTGTACAACACAAGGTCAACATAGGTAGGATATATCCGTACATTACTGAAGTAAGTTGATCCTTCAAGGGGGGCTACCCAATATAGTTCTTCAGCAGACCCAAAAACAGAGTCCTTTCCCCATCCACCAGCAGTGTAGCCAAATCCTCTCCAGTTGAGTTGGACCACCAGGGGTCTGCTAATATTCATAATGCCAGCATGTTCACACGTACCTGAGATGAAGTGTGAGAATATTAGTAGTAGATACatttacctacagtatacagtaatgtacTCTCCAGAAACCTCCTTTATTATAAATTGTACTTTCAGGTTCTGGCagtatgtgttttatttatttatttatttatttaagctaAATCATTGAAATAAGTTTACTTGTCTATACATCAAACTAAAGAAACTAACAACCAATTTAAAACAATTTCAATGGTATACACATCCAAAAATAACTGTACTGGTCTGTTTGAATATTCATGGGAAATAATTACACTTTTTATTATGTATAATGGTATAACATAGCCAAGCCAGGGAACAGCAGGATGGAGCTGCTTTCTATGCAGTTTCCTTCTCTTTTTATATGGGCATATCTCAGCCTATAAAAACTCATTGACATGGCACTCCCCAATCTTTCTCACTTAACTTTATACTGCAGAAGCACATGGAAACTGCACTTGATGGGTCTTAGTGCTGCTACCAAATAATTGACTGATAGCAGCCACATTTCCATACCATATCTTTGCTGAACAGGGGTGTCTAGTACAAGGCATTGAAGTAAACTACTAGCTAATACAGTAGCATTGAGTTGGCTGAACCACACTGAGGTCTGATTGGATATCAACATTCAGTGAAGGAAAGAAAAGAGAGATGTTAACAGCCAATTAAGCATTGGTGCTGAAAGCAGCTGGGACTTCCTGCAGAATCACAAGAGTGAGGTACAGTAAGTAGAGTTCATCCCAATGACAAAATGACAAATAATAGAGCCTGTACACCCAATTTGTCAAATCACAATTCTCACGGGATGGAATTGGGGGTGGGGGAGGcttcctattaaagcaatggggagacccaggaagaagtacagtaaactcagtctcataaagataacactctcAAACTGAAAAGCCAAACTTGTATATCTACGCAAAagtatacagtcaaaattagaaaaaaacccacaagtgctactttttacacaaatatacaagtgtggcttttcaaattatgggagtgttatctttatgagactgagtttactgtacttcttcccaggCCTCACCATTGCTTTAAAAGGCAGCCTCTCCTACCACTAATCCCACCCCCTGTAAGACTCGTGATTTCACGGACTGGGTAcactctcgtaatttgaaaagtcacacttgtatatttgtgtaaaaaagttgttttttattttgactgtatatctgtgtgcagtcTGTATACAAAGTAggacagaacttgttttggaaaAATTAGAAGAAACTGTGGATGCTAACTTTGACACAGATAcacaatacaagtgtgtcctttgtaGGAATCTAACCCTAGCTCACAGGCATGGAAACCATCGGCGATACCACTATGCCAACAGAGCTATGTAGAGATGTGACTGACACTTGCAGTGAtatagtgatgttgctcattgtactttttctttttatagtgttgtgtgtcccaactctatcgctgattgtaatgattttttttctcTTAGGGAGCTGTGTAGAACTGTGACCTGTCCTTTTCTTTGTGTGTATTGGAGACACTgagcaaatctttttctgtgttcaaaTTTCGATTTAATGTGGggatcattttatacagtgcaccaGGGGAACTTTCAGTTGCTACTGGGTGCCTGCTGTTCCAGTGATTTCATACTCTGCcctgcagtattaatgtattaaaaCAAAACTACTATATTTAATGCGCACTGGTCtgcttgtcagggcttgctacattgttcagtattctgtagtgcagaggttcccaactgTGTGCTATGGCtcccaggggtgcctcgggacacttgcaggggtgccctgggttggtggtccaggaccaattcaaattattcatgatcaatataataagcaaaaccagtgctggtggctgccagtcataaaatatgtggccaaacagaagcaaatcttgtccctcaccacacaattgaccctaaggatgacatataaacacaatctacttaatgtaatatttctttctaaataagacatttttggcctaggggtgccgtgaaaaaaaatctgatattctagggcgccgtgattcaaaaatgtttggaaaccactgccatagTGCCATATCCATCCACTGCTTTTCAGCACTGTACTTTTGTTTTGATTAGTGGAACAattgccacccagtggtgaaactgtgtattgcacatgaatgctcatcaacccgggaatttgctcagtgtgaaagggtcctgaaagaatatcccaggtcgagcgtccctgcatttcatcccaggtcgtgacctgggttgaagccggaattGACCCGGGATGcatgcagtgtgaacaggtaagctgggtcaaggcgacccggcacccgttctctgcataggaggaggcggtgcttgaagatgatcatctccaagcaccacctccaGTAGCATCAGcggtgatgtcaccaacctggcaatatgccgggtcgggctgcaagtctgaaaggggtctcaagccgggtcgcacctgggaatcacctgtgtacacattcccggctGCGACCCTGCTATGTGAATCTGAAATGGGTAAGTAACATGTCCTGTcttgtacataaaaataaaaagaataataattttctttatattgcgctctttctcccatttgactcaaggtgctttacagacatcaaaaatatAGTACACGGTGCAAAACAATTTTGTATTACAGCAAGCAGCAAAAAtggacacaaaaaaacaaaacagaaagtaAGCATAATTAAGGATTGGTGCAGTaattttgggtaataaattccacaTGTTATATATTCAACCTACGAAAGGTACCCGGTGAGGCAGCCGTCTTGGGTGCACTACGTAGAATTACCCTGGAATTTGCAGTAGGTCATGTCCAGATTaaatgacacaaaatgggtggttgcagcctATACTAGGAGTAGGGTCCAAACATAACCGTCagctccatgtatttttcatcccatccacaagcgtactaggtgaggcagccatgttaagCACACTACGAAGGTTGCACTGCTTGAaataagccatacaaggacccaaggCATATATTGGAACTACTGACACGTGTGTAGCATGATATTCCGTGTATGACAAGTTATTAGTGAataggctctgtattgtacactagccaATGGTGAATACGCAAGTCATTCGTGAATAAGCTCAATTTTGTCCACAAAGGAATAGGCTGTGTAATGTAAACCAGCCAACAAAGGTTCTGTATTGCACAGTAGTTATCAGGGAATAGGCTCTGGATTGTGTTCTAGCTTTCAAGCAACAAGCTCTGTTTTCTACTCAAGCTATTAGTGAATAGGCTCTATAGTGAATATGCTCTGTATTAGTGAATATGCTCTGTATGCCATTAGTTAAAACAGCAGGCTCTGTATAGTGCTGAAGCCATTATTCAATACTGTAGGCTCTGTATTGCAAACAAGTCATCTGTGAATAGGCTCTGAGTCGTATAATAGCCATCAGGGAATAAGCTTTTTTAACAGAACttggggaaagagagagaaagtggactgagataaagtaccaaccagcttctaactgtcgtttttcaaacacaacctgtaacatgtcagttaggagctgattggctgatacattatctctgtccacattatctctctctaaggtttggtACATAGACCCCCTTGGAGAACCATCTCAGTTCTTAAAAAATACAGTCGGCTCTATTTGCTAGGGTTATCTCTGGTGACaaccatataaatatatatgaacaGATGTAATAGCGCCCGAGTTTTGCGGCTGTGCGTGATAccggccgaactcggacatttttttgaaGGCCTAATCATGTACaatgctaaaccatgccttgtacatgattgcccctttaataaaacgTCCGAtttcggccagcatcctgcacggccgcAGAACTCGTGTGCTATTACATCCGGCCAATAGGGTGAAGTGAATAAAGCCCTTTCATCTCATTTACAAAATGGTCTTGTTTGCAAAGTATACTTTTTCTGTTTATACTACATGATGACATTATTGTATGTCCTCTGTGGGCTGACCAAATGCCCCCTAGTGGCTACCCATCTAATTACTAGCCACATTCCCTCTGGTAGCTAGTTATGTTCAGCTTCACACCATCGGTTAGAGGTGAAACACACACTATTTCACTctactggtgggcccttcatgccacagtctGACACTTTAAAATCTTTTGTTCCAGCCTCCCTTTCCAAATACAGCTCTATAAGAGATTGCACTCTTTGGTGATCTGCAAAACACTGTAAACTATTTTCCAAAGAACTGCTTGACTCAAAAGTGCCTCCTGACATCTCATTTGTTTGGGCAAACAGAGACATGAATTCTAGAGATGGAGATATTAAAGAAATCTggcggtaaatttactaaagttcgatattggtgattcaagggatttggcATTATGTTTTAATTCGATTTCCATTcaatttgggttgaacagatttactaaagaccaaattgAATGTCAAATTAATGCTAAAGGCAgattcaactcacatcccaatcTAAAATCGAATTTcggaaaaacatcaatgttttcccatcGACCAACATGAAATACActcatttactaaagtttgatttgaaATTGAACTCTAAATCGAACTACAAATCATacctcaaatccccaaatgtttagaatgatgttagacattcgattttggcttctaaacccattctaatagtaggaaattgatagtgatgactttttaagtacccaaaagcatgtagggcagtgtggaagtagcaATAATGGAtgcccaaggttatggtatgttgtgcacctacttatacaatgcaaatcaccacctgactgagataaccctggaAGATCAATCAGACCACCATCAGCAGCTTaatgagttgaatagtgcacatatttatacttatagacatcaaACTTATTCCATtattgtgcaatagatagcaccagagcacaatattgggcaatttggaTGGAAAATATATAGACATTTAAAATCATGAGTGAAGTAACTAGCTATACTGATTAATCCCATGATTCCTACATTCTCAGCAATTCATCTCTGTCTGCAAAAAAACTTGTTGGACAAATGCCATAGGGATAGTTGTTGTGAAAGATACCAGTACATGCTAATAAAGCAACTAATAGTAaattttatcttttgattgttctaATTTGTTCCTCTTCCACCAAAAAAGGtaatttaggctatggctgttgctcttggcttctgactccattgtcaaatccacaaactcctgctgagcataagtaaaaagaggcacatatagccacccaatccatgacagaatgcatctttggttttttttttttttacattttttcaaaaggcatattattatattattttgcaaaaatgtttgacatTGTGCTTTGCTGCCATCTATTGCATAAtcgtgcaaaaaaaaacaaaaaaaacactcccctcaAATTATacaataaacagggagcaggcagaggtttttTGACCAAAAACTGACTGTGAAAACATATAAAGTTGAAGACAGACAGGAAGCCAGATTAGGAGTAAATTTATTCCCAACTATATcagctgtatttaaaaaaaaaattaatcatcagttatgttttcaagtataaaacagtgtaaagagaagAACTttccctttaattagtgtgcatgtgatacatttggaccaataggagcaatgaggaagttctattcgattttacattcgattttgctggggatttcaatggggatttgaggttctaTTAAGAAAGGGAGTTCATAAATTCAACCCTTAAAATCtcttccaaacatgaatccacatTGAATTCGATTTGAGAATTGAATGCAAAATCGATCATTAGTAAAtagtgatttttaaaaaaatgtagaaACTCCAAAAGGAATCAATTTCAATtgattttgaagattcataaagtggtttccaaaatcgaactttagtaaatttaccccctgggatGTGATGAGCTGTTTTTACCAGTTCAATGTCAAAGTATATTAAAAACATCTTGCACCAAGTAACCTGtactgggtctgggactccaggtcgacaaaaaaaaaggttgacacaccttaggtcgatgccaataggtcgacacaccttaggtcgacaaggacaaaaggtcgacatggacaaaaggtcgacatgaacaaggtcggcatggaaaaaggtcgacatgagtttttaatcgggggatttgtgttgttttcttcgtagagtgaccgggaaccccaattactgcactgtgtcccctcgcatggctcgcttcgctcgcaatgcttcgggcacggtgcctcgcttcgctcggcagagattatcgttccaatcgtagtggAATACTCAGTGTTTTTATCAGATATCCCAGAATATGGAAGTCAGAAAGTAGTGGCCACCAAGAAAAAAGTATACATGGTAAGTCATAAACATCTAAATCCTCCAAGCTGCACAGTGGTTGCACCTAAACAGGGCCATAATTAGGGGAGTGCGTTAGATGTTGCAAGTACACTAGATTGACGGCACCCTTTCCAGCTTGCTGGGTGCCTGCTATATAGATGCGCATGCTTACGACACACCCAGCACCCATATTCCTGCTCACCAAGATGTCACATGTGCCTGGGGTGGTGGACATTAAGATACAACGTCCATAAATATCTGATGGACACATTGATTCCAGTTTTTACAACATCGACCACAGTGATATATACAAATTGTCACTAGTGGAGTGTGCTTCCTTTCATACCTTTGTACCCTACTATTGTGGTTTTATTTTGCTTCAGTTTGATAATACTTTGTTCTTAGATTCTAGAAGGAACAAGAATCAGGTCATGGATCTAGTCTCTTATTAATATATAGGCACATACAGTATTGCTCAGTGTGTAACACAGAAAATTGTGTGGCTACATCAGGATCTGACTtatgtgtagtgatgtgcaccggaaatttttcgggttttgtgttttggttttggattcggttccgcggccgtgttttggattcggatgcattttggcaaaacctccgtgtgttttggatttgggtgtttttttacaaaaaaccctcagaaacagcttaaatcatagaatttgggggtcattttgatcccatagtattattaacctcaataaccataatttacactcattttcagtctattctgaacacctcataatattatttttagtcctaaaatttgcaccaaggtcgctggatgactaagctaagcgacccaagtggccaacacaaacacctggcccatctaggaggggcactgcagtgtcaggcaggatggcacttcaaaaaaatagtccccaaacagcacatgatgcaaagaaaaaaagaggtgcaccaaggtcgctgtgtgactaagctaagtgacccaagtggccgacacaaacacctggcccatctaggagtggcactgcagtgtcagacaggatggcacctcaaaaaatagtccccaaacagcacatgatgcaaagaaaaaaagaggtgcaccaaggtcgctggatggctaagctaagcgacacaagtggccgacacaaacacctggcccatctaggagtggcactgcagtgtcaggcaggatggcacttcaaaaaatagtccccaaacagaacatgatgcaaagaaaaaaagaggtgcaccaaggtcgctggatggctaagctaagcgacacaagtggccgacacaaacacctggcccatctaggagtggcactgcagtgtcaggcaggatggcacttcaaaaaaatagtccccaaacagcacatgatgcaaagaaaaaaagaggcgcaatgaggtagctgtgtgactaagctaagcaacccaagtggccgacacaaacacctggcccatctaggagtggcactgcagtgtcagacaggatggcagatttagtccccaaacagcaaataatgcaaagaaacaaagaggtgtaccaaggtcgctggatggctaagctaagcgacacaagtggccgacacaaacacctggcccatctaggagtggcactgcagtgtcagacaggatggcagatttaaaaaatagtccccaaacagcacatgatgcaaagaaaaaaagaggtgcaccaa
Coding sequences within:
- the LOC134947867 gene encoding olfactomedin-4-like encodes the protein MMILLLLSLGICQAQITKLNPSTSLSSQRTVNGFLDDRGVCQCSVMLPDPTFPADRMEFLEASSYNLSISIQQELTKIHIYQSKLDVYMQNVKNLTRRVEFIEKGSASYTDLDFELLKLEIVQLESLAGEFKSFFNGSNKKVEALYLEIHNMFTMVTQLETYDKNNVLAVRREIASLQKRLDECKRNDMIIEPSHVEYGTCEHAGIMNISRPLVVQLNWRGFGYTAGGWGKDSVFGSAEELYWVAPLEGSTYFSNVRIYPTYVDLVLYKNAKDRPVSGSGNGGGMILYNNSLYYNCYQSRDICKFNMATNKIVRKTLPNAAYNNRFPYSSSQYQDIDMAGDEYGVWVIYSTESDAGNAIIGKLNKTSLELIKTWTTSMYKPSLTNAFMVCGVMYATRALNTRQEEIFYMYDTSTSKESYVSIKFDKMMEKIQSMSYNPNDQKLYTYNDGYEVTYDLSFKYLS